The DNA window CACGGCCGAGCCGATGTGGGTGATCCACTCATTGAGACGGTCGACTTCATCAAGGTGCTTGAGCATCGGGGTAAAGCTCTCGTCCGGGTCGCGCTGGTAGGACATGAACACGAGCCCAGCGTTGGACAGCTCGCCGGATCCCGGCTCGGGCGGCAGGTTGTAGTTGTAGGGGCGGCGCAGAATCTTCGTGCCCACCTCGCGGGCGCGCGCCATGTGCGAGTTGCGGTCGATGACCGGCAGCCCGTATTCATCGCGAGCCTCGAAATCAGGCTCAGAGAACTCATCCCCGCCCGTTAGCGGCGCACCAGTGTCCAAGGTGCGGCCCACCGACTCCTCGCGGGAGCGCCGATCCAGAAGCTCCCACTCGTCCAAGTTCATGGCGATGCGGCGCACCACCAGCGAGGTACCCCCGGCAAAGGGGCCGGAAGGAATCCACACCTGTTCGTCGAATTCCTCCTCAGTGTAGGGGTTGACCGTCCCGTCGACCTGGCCAAACAGGTTGCGCGGGGTCTCCCCCTCCGGCGTGGCCCCGTGCGCGTTGACAAAGCCCTGCTGCACCCAAGCCGTCTCCACGTAATCCACGCCCGCGCGCGTCATGTGCCGCATCGCCCACGCGCCCATCACCGGATCGTCGCAGCAAATCTGCAGCACCAGGTCGGTCTGCCCCCACTT is part of the Corynebacterium imitans genome and encodes:
- a CDS encoding Dyp-type peroxidase, producing the protein MAVSRRGFLAGSAGVASLSMLAACADKPEAPPLPLREATVDFHGTHQAGVATPAQASLNLIGFNLKDGADEKAVMRLMRLWTEDARRLASGQNPLGSLEPEMTAWPANLTFTCGFGEGLFRAAGLEKPEWLHDIPAMTRDRLDPKWGQTDLVLQICCDDPVMGAWAMRHMTRAGVDYVETAWVQQGFVNAHGATPEGETPRNLFGQVDGTVNPYTEEEFDEQVWIPSGPFAGGTSLVVRRIAMNLDEWELLDRRSREESVGRTLDTGAPLTGGDEFSEPDFEARDEYGLPVIDRNSHMARAREVGTKILRRPYNYNLPPEPGSGELSNAGLVFMSYQRDPDESFTPMLKHLDEVDRLNEWITHIGSAVYYIVPGVGESDYWGQSLLEA